A single window of Nicotiana tomentosiformis chromosome 1, ASM39032v3, whole genome shotgun sequence DNA harbors:
- the LOC104111409 gene encoding uncharacterized protein isoform X5, whose product MAYYYLYSTIPKKPLTSIFMSSPHIIFNFSLHKFVPSTTPSLFPSLHLRHRSRYCTWVSAVSCSVAETDEQHHIASTGLVHKEYADLNLSDLFCEDIGNLRIRPHVNPLRRALMIPAEVPNWKEVFGDATLPLMVDIGSGSGRFLMWLAKRNSSSKNFLGLEIRPKLVTRAEYWVNELGLKNVHFISTNAMVSFQRLVSTYPGPLMLVSILCPDPHFKKKHHKRRVVQKPLVESVTNNLAHGGQIVLIQVYLVIVMDGY is encoded by the exons ATGGCTTACTACTACTTATACTCAACCATACCCAAGAAACCTCTAACCTCAATCTTCATGTCCTCTCCCCATATCATCTTCAACTTCTCTCTTCACAAATTCGTTCCTTCTACAACTCCATCACTTTTTCCCTCTCTTCACCTTCGCCACCGTTCTAGGTATTGCACATGGGTGTCAGCTGTTTCATGTTCTGTAGCTGAGACAGATGAACAACACCATATTGCAAGTACTGGACTTGTACACAAAGAATATGCCGACCTTAATCTCTCTGACTTATTTTGTGAG GATATTGGCAATCTTCGGATAAGGCCGCATGTCAACCCTCTGCGACGTGCTCTCATG ATTCCTGCAGAAGTACCGAACTGGAAGGAGGTGTTCGGGGATGCAACATTGCCTCTGATGGTGGATATTGGGAGTG GTAGCGGGAGATTTCTTATGTGGCTTGCTAAAAGAAATTCTTCATCCAAGAATTTTCTGGGATTGGAAATTCGGCCTAAG TTGGTCACACGGGCTGAGTACTGGGTAAACGAGCTGGGTCTGAAAAATGT ACATTTCATATCTACAAATGCCATGGTTTCCTTCCAACGACTTGTATCTACATATCCTGGACCACTTATGCTAGTTTCAATCTTg TGCCCAGACCCTCACTTTAAGAAAAAACATCATAAAAGAAGAGTGGTGCAGAAGCCTTTGGTTGAATCCGTTACAAATAATTTAGCACACGGTGGACAG ATAGTGTTGATCCAAGTTTACCTTGTGATAGTGATGGATGGGTATTGA
- the LOC104111409 gene encoding uncharacterized protein isoform X4: protein MAYYYLYSTIPKKPLTSIFMSSPHIIFNFSLHKFVPSTTPSLFPSLHLRHRSRYCTWVSAVSCSVAETDEQHHIASTGLVHKEYADLNLSDLFCEDIGNLRIRPHVNPLRRALMIPAEVPNWKEVFGDATLPLMVDIGSGSGRFLMWLAKRNSSSKNFLGLEIRPKLVTRAEYWVNELGLKNVHFISTNAMVSFQRLVSTYPGPLMLVSILVNSLFMLECPDPHFKKKHHKRRVVQKPLVESVTNNLAHGGQIVLIQVYLVIVMDGY from the exons ATGGCTTACTACTACTTATACTCAACCATACCCAAGAAACCTCTAACCTCAATCTTCATGTCCTCTCCCCATATCATCTTCAACTTCTCTCTTCACAAATTCGTTCCTTCTACAACTCCATCACTTTTTCCCTCTCTTCACCTTCGCCACCGTTCTAGGTATTGCACATGGGTGTCAGCTGTTTCATGTTCTGTAGCTGAGACAGATGAACAACACCATATTGCAAGTACTGGACTTGTACACAAAGAATATGCCGACCTTAATCTCTCTGACTTATTTTGTGAG GATATTGGCAATCTTCGGATAAGGCCGCATGTCAACCCTCTGCGACGTGCTCTCATG ATTCCTGCAGAAGTACCGAACTGGAAGGAGGTGTTCGGGGATGCAACATTGCCTCTGATGGTGGATATTGGGAGTG GTAGCGGGAGATTTCTTATGTGGCTTGCTAAAAGAAATTCTTCATCCAAGAATTTTCTGGGATTGGAAATTCGGCCTAAG TTGGTCACACGGGCTGAGTACTGGGTAAACGAGCTGGGTCTGAAAAATGT ACATTTCATATCTACAAATGCCATGGTTTCCTTCCAACGACTTGTATCTACATATCCTGGACCACTTATGCTAGTTTCAATCTTggtgaattccctttttatgctGGAA TGCCCAGACCCTCACTTTAAGAAAAAACATCATAAAAGAAGAGTGGTGCAGAAGCCTTTGGTTGAATCCGTTACAAATAATTTAGCACACGGTGGACAG ATAGTGTTGATCCAAGTTTACCTTGTGATAGTGATGGATGGGTATTGA
- the LOC104111409 gene encoding uncharacterized protein isoform X2, translating to MAYYYLYSTIPKKPLTSIFMSSPHIIFNFSLHKFVPSTTPSLFPSLHLRHRSRYCTWVSAVSCSVAETDEQHHIASTGLVHKEYADLNLSDLFCEDIGNLRIRPHVNPLRRALMIPAEVPNWKEVFGDATLPLMVDIGSGSGRFLMWLAKRNSSSKNFLGLEIRPKLVTRAEYWVNELGLKNVHFISTNAMVSFQRLVSTYPGPLMLVSILCPDPHFKKKHHKRRVVQKPLVESVTNNLAHGGQVFIQSDVLDVAVDMRNYFDDLPDKLVHIDSVDPSLPCDSDGWVLNNPMGIRTEREIHAEFEGCKIYRRVYQKVQH from the exons ATGGCTTACTACTACTTATACTCAACCATACCCAAGAAACCTCTAACCTCAATCTTCATGTCCTCTCCCCATATCATCTTCAACTTCTCTCTTCACAAATTCGTTCCTTCTACAACTCCATCACTTTTTCCCTCTCTTCACCTTCGCCACCGTTCTAGGTATTGCACATGGGTGTCAGCTGTTTCATGTTCTGTAGCTGAGACAGATGAACAACACCATATTGCAAGTACTGGACTTGTACACAAAGAATATGCCGACCTTAATCTCTCTGACTTATTTTGTGAG GATATTGGCAATCTTCGGATAAGGCCGCATGTCAACCCTCTGCGACGTGCTCTCATG ATTCCTGCAGAAGTACCGAACTGGAAGGAGGTGTTCGGGGATGCAACATTGCCTCTGATGGTGGATATTGGGAGTG GTAGCGGGAGATTTCTTATGTGGCTTGCTAAAAGAAATTCTTCATCCAAGAATTTTCTGGGATTGGAAATTCGGCCTAAG TTGGTCACACGGGCTGAGTACTGGGTAAACGAGCTGGGTCTGAAAAATGT ACATTTCATATCTACAAATGCCATGGTTTCCTTCCAACGACTTGTATCTACATATCCTGGACCACTTATGCTAGTTTCAATCTTg TGCCCAGACCCTCACTTTAAGAAAAAACATCATAAAAGAAGAGTGGTGCAGAAGCCTTTGGTTGAATCCGTTACAAATAATTTAGCACACGGTGGACAG GTCTTTATACAATCAGATGTGCTCGACGTGGCAGTTGACATGAggaattattttgatgatttgcctGATAAACTTGTGCATATAGATAGTGTTGATCCAAGTTTACCTTGTGATAGTGATGGATGGGTATTGAACAACCCAATGGGGATAAGGACTGAGAGGGAGATCCATGCAGAATTTGAAGGTTGCAAAATATACAGAAGGGTTTACCAAAAAGTTCAACATTAA
- the LOC104111409 gene encoding uncharacterized protein isoform X1: MAYYYLYSTIPKKPLTSIFMSSPHIIFNFSLHKFVPSTTPSLFPSLHLRHRSRYCTWVSAVSCSVAETDEQHHIASTGLVHKEYADLNLSDLFCEDIGNLRIRPHVNPLRRALMIPAEVPNWKEVFGDATLPLMVDIGSGSGRFLMWLAKRNSSSKNFLGLEIRPKLVTRAEYWVNELGLKNVHFISTNAMVSFQRLVSTYPGPLMLVSILVNSLFMLECPDPHFKKKHHKRRVVQKPLVESVTNNLAHGGQVFIQSDVLDVAVDMRNYFDDLPDKLVHIDSVDPSLPCDSDGWVLNNPMGIRTEREIHAEFEGCKIYRRVYQKVQH, encoded by the exons ATGGCTTACTACTACTTATACTCAACCATACCCAAGAAACCTCTAACCTCAATCTTCATGTCCTCTCCCCATATCATCTTCAACTTCTCTCTTCACAAATTCGTTCCTTCTACAACTCCATCACTTTTTCCCTCTCTTCACCTTCGCCACCGTTCTAGGTATTGCACATGGGTGTCAGCTGTTTCATGTTCTGTAGCTGAGACAGATGAACAACACCATATTGCAAGTACTGGACTTGTACACAAAGAATATGCCGACCTTAATCTCTCTGACTTATTTTGTGAG GATATTGGCAATCTTCGGATAAGGCCGCATGTCAACCCTCTGCGACGTGCTCTCATG ATTCCTGCAGAAGTACCGAACTGGAAGGAGGTGTTCGGGGATGCAACATTGCCTCTGATGGTGGATATTGGGAGTG GTAGCGGGAGATTTCTTATGTGGCTTGCTAAAAGAAATTCTTCATCCAAGAATTTTCTGGGATTGGAAATTCGGCCTAAG TTGGTCACACGGGCTGAGTACTGGGTAAACGAGCTGGGTCTGAAAAATGT ACATTTCATATCTACAAATGCCATGGTTTCCTTCCAACGACTTGTATCTACATATCCTGGACCACTTATGCTAGTTTCAATCTTggtgaattccctttttatgctGGAA TGCCCAGACCCTCACTTTAAGAAAAAACATCATAAAAGAAGAGTGGTGCAGAAGCCTTTGGTTGAATCCGTTACAAATAATTTAGCACACGGTGGACAG GTCTTTATACAATCAGATGTGCTCGACGTGGCAGTTGACATGAggaattattttgatgatttgcctGATAAACTTGTGCATATAGATAGTGTTGATCCAAGTTTACCTTGTGATAGTGATGGATGGGTATTGAACAACCCAATGGGGATAAGGACTGAGAGGGAGATCCATGCAGAATTTGAAGGTTGCAAAATATACAGAAGGGTTTACCAAAAAGTTCAACATTAA
- the LOC104111409 gene encoding uncharacterized protein isoform X3, translating to MAYYYLYSTIPKKPLTSIFMSSPHIIFNFSLHKFVPSTTPSLFPSLHLRHRSRYCTWVSAVSCSVAETDEQHHIARYWQSSDKAACQPSATCSHEVPNWKEVFGDATLPLMVDIGSGSGRFLMWLAKRNSSSKNFLGLEIRPKLVTRAEYWVNELGLKNVHFISTNAMVSFQRLVSTYPGPLMLVSILVNSLFMLECPDPHFKKKHHKRRVVQKPLVESVTNNLAHGGQVFIQSDVLDVAVDMRNYFDDLPDKLVHIDSVDPSLPCDSDGWVLNNPMGIRTEREIHAEFEGCKIYRRVYQKVQH from the exons ATGGCTTACTACTACTTATACTCAACCATACCCAAGAAACCTCTAACCTCAATCTTCATGTCCTCTCCCCATATCATCTTCAACTTCTCTCTTCACAAATTCGTTCCTTCTACAACTCCATCACTTTTTCCCTCTCTTCACCTTCGCCACCGTTCTAGGTATTGCACATGGGTGTCAGCTGTTTCATGTTCTGTAGCTGAGACAGATGAACAACACCATATTGCAA GATATTGGCAATCTTCGGATAAGGCCGCATGTCAACCCTCTGCGACGTGCTCTCATG AAGTACCGAACTGGAAGGAGGTGTTCGGGGATGCAACATTGCCTCTGATGGTGGATATTGGGAGTG GTAGCGGGAGATTTCTTATGTGGCTTGCTAAAAGAAATTCTTCATCCAAGAATTTTCTGGGATTGGAAATTCGGCCTAAG TTGGTCACACGGGCTGAGTACTGGGTAAACGAGCTGGGTCTGAAAAATGT ACATTTCATATCTACAAATGCCATGGTTTCCTTCCAACGACTTGTATCTACATATCCTGGACCACTTATGCTAGTTTCAATCTTggtgaattccctttttatgctGGAA TGCCCAGACCCTCACTTTAAGAAAAAACATCATAAAAGAAGAGTGGTGCAGAAGCCTTTGGTTGAATCCGTTACAAATAATTTAGCACACGGTGGACAG GTCTTTATACAATCAGATGTGCTCGACGTGGCAGTTGACATGAggaattattttgatgatttgcctGATAAACTTGTGCATATAGATAGTGTTGATCCAAGTTTACCTTGTGATAGTGATGGATGGGTATTGAACAACCCAATGGGGATAAGGACTGAGAGGGAGATCCATGCAGAATTTGAAGGTTGCAAAATATACAGAAGGGTTTACCAAAAAGTTCAACATTAA
- the LOC104111409 gene encoding uncharacterized protein isoform X6, which produces MNNTILQDIGNLRIRPHVNPLRRALMIPAEVPNWKEVFGDATLPLMVDIGSGSGRFLMWLAKRNSSSKNFLGLEIRPKLVTRAEYWVNELGLKNVHFISTNAMVSFQRLVSTYPGPLMLVSILVNSLFMLECPDPHFKKKHHKRRVVQKPLVESVTNNLAHGGQVFIQSDVLDVAVDMRNYFDDLPDKLVHIDSVDPSLPCDSDGWVLNNPMGIRTEREIHAEFEGCKIYRRVYQKVQH; this is translated from the exons ATGAACAACACCATATTGCAA GATATTGGCAATCTTCGGATAAGGCCGCATGTCAACCCTCTGCGACGTGCTCTCATG ATTCCTGCAGAAGTACCGAACTGGAAGGAGGTGTTCGGGGATGCAACATTGCCTCTGATGGTGGATATTGGGAGTG GTAGCGGGAGATTTCTTATGTGGCTTGCTAAAAGAAATTCTTCATCCAAGAATTTTCTGGGATTGGAAATTCGGCCTAAG TTGGTCACACGGGCTGAGTACTGGGTAAACGAGCTGGGTCTGAAAAATGT ACATTTCATATCTACAAATGCCATGGTTTCCTTCCAACGACTTGTATCTACATATCCTGGACCACTTATGCTAGTTTCAATCTTggtgaattccctttttatgctGGAA TGCCCAGACCCTCACTTTAAGAAAAAACATCATAAAAGAAGAGTGGTGCAGAAGCCTTTGGTTGAATCCGTTACAAATAATTTAGCACACGGTGGACAG GTCTTTATACAATCAGATGTGCTCGACGTGGCAGTTGACATGAggaattattttgatgatttgcctGATAAACTTGTGCATATAGATAGTGTTGATCCAAGTTTACCTTGTGATAGTGATGGATGGGTATTGAACAACCCAATGGGGATAAGGACTGAGAGGGAGATCCATGCAGAATTTGAAGGTTGCAAAATATACAGAAGGGTTTACCAAAAAGTTCAACATTAA
- the LOC104111411 gene encoding glycine-rich protein A3 has product MGDRHGSDDKGLFSHLAGYAVGHHHGGYGSYPPQGYGYPPQGYPPSGYPPHGGYPPAGYPPPPGAYPPPAYPPHGGYPPAGYPPAYYPGHSSHHGHGPNMGGMLAGGAAAAAAAYGAHHLMHGHHGRPFGHYGHYGPYGHHGKFKHGKFKHGKFGKRWKHGMFGKHKFKRWK; this is encoded by the exons atgggGGACAGGCATGGAAGTGATGACAAAGGACTGTTTTCTCATCTTGCTGGGTATGCTGTGGGTCATCACCATGGAGGCTATGGGTCATATCCACCACAAGGATATGGATATCCACCACAAGGGTACCCGCCTTCTGGCTATCCTCCGCACGGTGGATACCCACCCGCAGGATATCCTCCTCCTCCAGGCGCATACCCGCCACCTGCATATCCTCCGCATGGTGGATATCCTCCTGCAGGTTACCCTCCAGCCTACTATCCGGGTCATTCATCACATCATG GACATGGACCTAATATGGGAGGCATGCTAGCTGGTGGTGCAGCAGCAGCTGCAGCTGCATATGGGGCGCACCATCTCATGCATGGTCATCATGGTCGTCCTTTCGGCCATTATGGCCATTACGGCCCTTACGGCCATCATGGCAAATTTAAGCACGGAAAATTCAAGCATGGGAAGTTTGGCAAGCGCTGGAAACATGGCATGTTTGGCAAACACAAGTTCAAGAGATGGAAGTGA
- the LOC117280346 gene encoding F-box/kelch-repeat protein At3g23880-like encodes MSKKTTFEDTTSIVPCDILYFILINLPVKSLLRFRSVSAPWNAIISEEEFTKAHRDHSKALGRKKLLLQRAFTSEFRFMDLEISPKVAIDKQLFPLKRFRADHDVLCSHDGLVLLKKRKSYKFILWNPSIRQQRTLVCPYLEAYDDDILPYGCGMFYDSVTDDYKIISIYNKCYVIWSMSNMNCWTTKPTLPILERSLFSLRGTTNSWSYFYGQGISTKDCVFWSLNQELDHHVCKASTIIYFDVKTDELKELPKPNLISEDDQLFCLTTLKGCLGLYGGKTIDKLNIWIMEQDGWKWLMKLCDVPSGFCEHYFVKHSELLYCTGNGEIVFKGPNKYHFSIYNPKQQRFVTKVCTSNNFEYEYPPVTICLDSLYFPRLDVMNERSNSE; translated from the coding sequence ATGTCAAAGAAGACAACCTTTGAAGATACTACATCCATTGTTCCATGTGATATCTTATATTTCATCCTTATTAATCTACCTGTTAAATCTTTATTACGTTTTCGATCTGTTTCCGCACCATGGAATGCTATAATCTCTGAGGAAGAATTCACAAAAGCTCACCGTGATCATTCCAAAGCTTTGGGACGTAAAAAACTCTTATTACAAAGAGCTTTTACTTCTGAATTCAGGTTTATGGACTTGGAAATTAGTCCCAAAGTTGCCATAGATAAGCAACTCTTTCCTCTAAAGAGATTTCGTGCTGATCATGACGTTTTATGCTCACATGATGGATTAGTACTATTGAAGAAACGTAAGTCTTACAAATTTATTTTGTGGAATCCATCAATCAGACAACAACGAACTCTCGTATGTCCATATCTGGAAGCTTACGACGACGACATACTTCCTTATGGTTGTGGGATGTTTTATGATTCTGTTACTGATGATTACAAGATTATATCGATCTATAACAAGTGTTATGTTATTTGGTCTATGAGTAATATGAATTGTTGGACGACAAAGCCAACTCTCCCTATATTAGAACGAAGTCTCTTTAGTTTAAGAGGAACAACTAACTCATGGTCATATTTCTATGGTCAGGGTATTAGCACAAAGGATTGTGTGTTTTGGTCTCTAAATCAAGAACTTGACCATCATGTATGTAAAGCTTCAACAATTATATATTTTGATGTGAAGACAGACGAACTGAAGGAACTTCCAAAACCAAATTTAATAAGTGAAGATGATCAGTTGTTTTGTTTGACTACTTTGAAAGGTTGCCTTGGTTTATATGGTGGCAAAACCATAGATAAATTAAACATCTGGATTATGGAACAAGATGGCTGGAAATGGTTAATGAAACTTTGCGACGTACCATCAGGATTTTGCGAGCATTATTTTGTAAAACACAGTGAGCTTTTGTACTGCACAGGAAATGGTGAAATTGTATTTAAAGGACCAAATAAATACCATTTCTCCATCTATAATCCTAAACAACAACGATTTGTTACAAAGGTTTGTACATCGAATAATTTCGAGTATGAGTATCCTCCTGTCACCATATGTTTGGATAGCCTATATTTTCCCAGACTCGATGTCATGAACGAGAGAAGTAACTCGGAATGA